Sequence from the Calditrichota bacterium genome:
GCGACCTCATGGCTGCGGTGATGTACCTGGACGACATCGGCATCGGCGATTTCGTGCGCATGGGCATCCTGGGCATCGGCTATGGGGGCTACATAGTCAATTGGGCCACCACTCAGACGGACCGCTTCCGTGCCGCCGTGTCCATAGGAGGTGTGTTCAACTTGTTGAGCCATTGCACCAGCCCAGCGCAGGCAGCATGGGGTAAAACTTATTTAGGCACCAACTACTGGCAGGAAAGCAAGCCGTACATTGAACGTTCGCCAGGTTTCTACGCCAAGTTCATCGAGACGCCGCTCCTTTTGCTGCACGGGATGGAGGACGCCGAGGTCCACTTTCAGGAGGCCATCGACATGCGAGATGCGCTCACCGCTCTTGGCAAGAGCGTTGAGCTCGTACTTTATCCCAGGGAGGGCCACAGCCTGAGCACCGAGCCGGCACACGTAGTCGACTGGGTGGAGCGTGCACTTGCGTGGTTCGACCGCCACATCATGTCGGCACAGCTGCTGAATGAAGAGCAACTGCGGCAAGAGTAGCGTTCTGGTGATAGGCGCCGCGTGCTGCTGGGCTCCATAAAGACGATGTTTCCCACTCCCCGCCACCATACAACGCTCCGCAGATGAACCTCCGACTCGACGGCCAAGTAGCCTTGATCGCCGGCGCCACGGGGTGCATCGGCAGTGCCGTGACCATGAGCCTAGCCCAGTCCGGCGCCGATGTGGCTATCGGTTACTTCGCAAACGAGAGGAATGCCGAAGACCTGGCGGAGGAGGTCCATCGCCTGGGGCGTCGCGCCCTTACCTTGCAGGCAGACGTCACCAGCGAGCGTCAAACCCTCGCGCTGGCGGGAGAGGTCGAAAGACGGCTCGGCCGCCTGGACATTCTGGTCAACGTAGTGGGCCACTTCTTGAAAAAGCCGTTGGCGGAGACCACCGCGACGGAATGGCAAGAGATGCTGGACACCAATGTGACGAGCGCCTTTCTGTTGTGCAAGGCAGTACTGCCAAGCATGCGTCGCCGCGGGTACGGGCGTATCGTGAACCTTGGTCTGGCCGGATTGGAAG
This genomic interval carries:
- a CDS encoding SDR family oxidoreductase, which encodes MNLRLDGQVALIAGATGCIGSAVTMSLAQSGADVAIGYFANERNAEDLAEEVHRLGRRALTLQADVTSERQTLALAGEVERRLGRLDILVNVVGHFLKKPLAETTATEWQEMLDTNVTSAFLLCKAVLPSMRRRGYGRIVNLGLAGLEAGHGFAQIGAHAVAKAALLSLTRSLAKQEAGHGITVNMVAPGFVLGPQVSEAEARELASRIPAGRLATADEVADAVLFLASPATSYVTGTVIEVAGGWGL